A single window of Lutzomyia longipalpis isolate SR_M1_2022 chromosome 1, ASM2433408v1 DNA harbors:
- the LOC129797649 gene encoding uncharacterized oxidoreductase YoxD-like yields MEDIWSLGKLPYEAAKPFKKKSITDNMKSLLQFCLDLLKFLILTIPILAKYLKEIFAPPEMKRIAGQLALVTGGGNGLGKAICIRLAKEGCNVAVVDVDLPAAERVAGDIKSFGIKSKAYKVDVSNYEEVRNLSQEVEDDLGAVDILVNNAGVMPVISLMEGSPKDIEKILSVNLTSHFWTVRVFLESMIRRRKGHILAISSLSGLDAAGRAVAYSASKFGVRGFMEALREEIRLNGNGGEIFTTTIYPYFISTRKDLMEKMQKTSLFQRFPPLIPDDAADIAVDAMLENKISITIPTVWPISRVIFKCLPSRIQDLVREVLVKEYIPRIQL; encoded by the exons ATGGAAGATATATGGAGCCTTGGAAAGCTTCCTTATGAGGCGGCAAAaccctttaagaaaaaatcaattacgGATAACATGAAGAGTCTCCTTCAATTCTGCCTGGACCTCCttaaatttctcattctcACCATTCCTATCTTAGCTAAATATCTCAAGGAAATTTTCGCTCCACCCGAAATGAAGAGAATAGCAGGGCAATTGGCTTTG GTAACAGGTGGTGGAAATGGTCTTGGCAAGGCAATTTGCATCCGTTTGGCCAAAGAGGGATGCAATGTTGCCGTTGTGGATGTTGATTTGCCAGCTGCTGAACGTGTTGCTGGTGACATTAAGAGTTTTGGCATAAAGTCAAAAGCCTACAAAGTCGACGTGTCCAATTATGAAGAAGTCAGAAATCTGAGCCAAGAAGTTGAAGATGATTTAGGTGCTGTGGACATTCTCGTGAATAATGCTGGAGTAATGCCAGTCATCTCCCTCATGGAGGGCAGTCCGAAAGACATTGAAAAAATCCTCAGTGTTAATCTCACTTCACACTTTtgg aCGGTGCGAGTATTTCTCGAGAGCATGATAAGGCGCCGAAAGGGGCATATTTTGGCTATCTCTTCGCTCTCTGGTCTTGATGCTGCTGGAAGGGCTGTTGCATATTCTGCTAGCAAATTCGGTGTTCGAGGCTTCATGGAGGCTCTCAGGGAAGAGATCCGTTTGAATGGAAATGGTGGAGAAATTTTTACAACGACCATTTATCCCTACTTCATTTCAACTCGCAAGGATTTGATGGAAAAGATGCAGAAGACAAG TCTTTTTCAACGGTTTCCACCACTTATTCCCGATGATGCTGCTGACATTGCTGTTGATGCAATGTTggagaataaaatttccattaccATCCCAACAGTTTGGCCAATAAGTCGAGTTATTTTCAA gtGTCTTCCATCTCGAATTCAAGACTTAGTGAGGGAAGTTCTTGTGAAGGAGTACATCCCGCGAATTCAGCTATAA